The window GTTGATTGCTGTTCCTGGGCAAAGCTGTGCGATGAAGCCATAATAGTAAGGCCTGTAATTATCGCGGTAAACAAATGGGTTGGCTTTTTTTTCCTTTGCGGACTTAACAAATTGTAGATTTTCATTAGTAGTAAGTTAAAATACCAGGGAGAGAAAACTCTCCCCGGTATTATTGTAAATTAATTGTATTGATTGGGGTGTGGTTTAAACATTATGGCTTGGCTACAACCCGCACATCGTCAATTCCGTAAGTTTGATCACTTGTGGCTTTTGCCGCCGACCAGAAAAACATTTTGAAATAGTTCATGGCAGTTAAATCCGGTCCGCCGTCGCCAGTTGTCTGTCCGTCAGAGAATTTAAGTTCTAAATGATTCCAGCCATTTTTAAGCGTAGGTATAATTTTATCCATGGCCCAGCCAATAGGGTTTTTATCCGGATCGCCGGAGCTGCTAAACTGTATTTGGCCATCCAATTTCAGCAGGGAAACATCCTGAACGTAAAACCAGAATTTTAATTCGCCGCTTGCCAGCGTTTCATTGGTATTAATGGGCGCGGCAAGTGGTTTAATAAACTGCATAAAATCATTGCCGATAGTGATGTTATTTTTGATATAGCCCGTGCCTTCTTTTTGCCCCGAAGTAGCCAAAGTCGGATCGCCGGCACTTGCCCAGCCATCTTTACTATCGCAATTATCTACCACAACATCAGCCGGCGGCGGTACGGCAGCCACTCTTATATCGTCAATACCATATTGCTGATCTGCAGTTGCCTTAGCCGCGCTCCAAAAGAACATCTTGAAAAAGTTCATAGCTTTTAAATCCGGCCCACCGTCACCTGTTGTCTGCCCGTCTATAAATTTAAGTTCCAGATGGTTCCAGCCATTTTTCAGGTTTGGGATAATTTTGTCCATGGCCCAGCCAATGCGGTTTTTATCCGGATCGCCTGAACTGCTAAACTGTATCTGGCCGTCTAACTTCAATAAGGATACATCCTGAACATAAAACCAAAACTCCAACTCGCCTGTGGTGAGGCTTACTTTGGTGTTAACCGGGGCGGGTAAGGTTTTAATAAATTGCATAAAGTCGCTTCCGGCTTTAATGCTGTTTTTAATATAACCAGTTCCTTCTTTCTGCCCTGTAGTTGCTAAAGAAGCGTCGCCGGCGCTTGACCAGCCGTCCAGCTTATCGGCATTGTCAATTACAACTGATGTATCAACAACGGGCGGTTTGGTGGTATCAACCGGCGGCGGTGGTTTTAAGCCCGACGTATCCCGCGAAACATATTTTTCTTTTTGACAGCCCGCAATTATAAAGCCTGCCATGAGGATGGCGCATACCATCGTTGTTTTAATGAATTTCATTTCCTTTTTTGGTTTAAGGTTAAATTATTTAGGAACGTCTATCTGTACTATCTCTGAAAAATTTGAACTGTTGAAACTATCGCTTAAACGCACCCCGGCACGTACAAAAAATGTGCGGCCCGGTATAAGGTTGGGCACAGTTAAGGTGATTGATTTTTGAGCGGGAGTCAGGTCAATAAATTCTTTATTGATGGTTACGGCATTTAAATCCGAGAAGTCTCTGATAGAGGCTCCTGTGCCTACCAGCTTTGTTGTATTTACATAAGGCTGCACATCTTTAATAGTTGGCAACCCTGCTACAACAGGGGCGGTAATATCAAACTTTAGGGTTAAAGTTGTGCCTGTTAAACTTGTAGTAAAATTTTTGATAACTATGTATGGTGTAACAACAAAGTCGTGTTTGGTACCCTGGGCAATATTCACCGTTACGGTATCATAAACAGGCCAAAAAGCGCCACCGGTAGGCACAACCTTATATGCGCTTTTAAAAAGCTTGGTATCCTGAAAGGTTCCGTCAAACTTACTTGGAATAGTTTGCGGGGTAGTCCAGCCAATTTGCTGAAGTTTTATTGTGGTGCTACCGCCCGATGTTGGCAAATTACCACCCTCTGACGAAATTATATTGCCCTGAAATGAGGCATTAGGGCCATCATAGTTGTCGGTTTTTGTACATGCAGAACTTGCAAGTATAGTTACGCCCACCAAAATTCTGCTAATCAGTTTTTTCATCTCTTAAATTTTAAATTCTTAATAATTTGGATTGTTAGGGAGCAGGTTAGGGTTCTTTCCGATTTCGCCGCCCGGAATTCCTTCATAATAAAATTGCTTCTGGAAAGAATATTCACGGTTAAACAATTCAGGCTCGGCAAGGAAAATGTATTTGTTTTCATTAAACACATAGTACGGCATCAGGCCTTTAAAGTGAGCCCGGTCAAGCACCACATCGGCGGTGCGCCATCTTTTTAAATCCCAATAGTACTGGTTTTCAAATGCAAGCTCCATACGCCTTTCGTTGCGAACTTTATTTAAATCAATAGAGGTATAAGGTGTTGCGCCGGCCCGGTTTCTGATCAGGTTAACTGAGGTTAGGGCATCGGCGGTGTTGCCCAATTCCATGGCGGCTTCTGCACGATTCAGCAATATTTCGCCATACCGCAGGTCTATCCATGGTTGCTCGCTTCTGTTCAGGTCAACGGCCGATTGGGGTTTGTTATAGTCAACATATTTGCGCACATAAAAGCCTGTACGGGTTAGTTCATCGCCACCTGTCCATGGACCGGTAAAGCCAATTACCTGTTTACCCTGGTACAATGTTTTTGTATCGCCTGCAAGTATGTATGAACGGGAATTGGCCTGTTTAGCAACTTCGGCGGCGGCTGTTCCGCTAAACGACGGGTAAATACCCCGCTGCATATCAAACAAAAGCCCCCTCAGAGTTGCGCCCGGGAAATAAACCGTGGCTAACAATCTTGGCTCAAGGCCCTGCATCAATTGCGCACGGTTATCGAAACGTTTGGGGGTGCCATCTCCATTGGTTACCGGTAATTCTCCCCAAAGCCGTACAAAATCTAACGTTGGGTATGAACGCGATAGCGCATTGGCTGTCATATAACGCGGAGACATGGTAGCGTCCCAGCTATGGGCAGTGTGGGTAGCTATAGAATATTGTTTTATGAAAATATTCTCCGGGCTTCCACTTTTCAAAAACAGGTCGACATAGTTTTGTACTTTATCTGAATTTGCATTATAAAGTGAATAATGACCGTCGAGCAATTTAGCGGCATCATAAGCCGCCTGGAAATAAGCAGTTGCTTTATCAGCAGGGATGCCAACTAATCCTTGCGCACGGGCCGGGCCATCAACAAAGTTTACCGAACCGTACCTGGCAACGCAAGCTGCGTAAAGCATTGCCCTTGATTTTAAGGCAGCAGCAGCATATCTGTTGGCCCTGCCTGCATCACTGGTTTCGGGCATCATCTGGTAACCTAAATCAAGCTCGGTACCAATAAAATCCCATACAGCCTGTTCCTTATCGCGATGTACCTGGAGTGTTGTTACCGGCGCTCCGGGATCTTGCGGTACGGTTATAATAGGGATGCCGCCATAACGTTTGGCCAGGCCAAAATAATAGTATGCCCTTAAAAAATGGGCTTCGCCTAAAAGGGTATTAACAGTTGCCTGGCTTAACTTAGCCACATGTTTAGGCAGTTCGGCTATCAGCGTATTCACATTCCTGATATCGCCATATGGCCAGTAGCCAAAGCCACCACCAATGTCCATCCCGCCAAAGGGGCCAACTTCTTCGCCTGTAACCGAGGCCGAATTGTAAAAGTTTTCCCAGTCGTTGCCTCCGGTTTTAAATCCCTGATCTGGCCGGTATTTAAAATCTTCGATAGGCAAATTTTGATATATCGTTGCTAAAAACGACTTAACACCGGCCTCGCTGTCATATATAATATCGGGGGTAAAGATATTGGTTGGCGCAATATCCAGCCTTTGGCAGGAAGTTATCGAAACTCCCACACTGACAGTTATTGCTATAATAAATTTATGTATACTTTTCATGTGTCAATAGTTATTCGTTAATAATTAGCTTTTTAAAGGCGCTCATGAGATGCTCAGCGGTTTAAAAGGAAACGTTGGCTCCCAGGTTAAAAGTCCGGTTCATCGGGTAGGTGTAGCCTGCAAAAGCTTTGCTGAAATCGCCGTTATCTCTTGGATTGGGGCCCTGGTGCTCAGGGTCGTAATTCTTCAACCCGGTAAATGTTAGCAGGTTGTAGCTGTTTGCATATACCCTCAGTTTTCTAACGCCTATGCTTTTCAGTATAGCTGGAGATAATGAATAACCAAATTCCAGTGATTTTACGCGCAGGTAACTTGCGTTTTGTATAGCTTTAGTGCCCTGTGCCACAGGCGATCCCATTGCGGGGTAATAACCAGGCACCCATTTTGTATTGGGGTCAAAAACGTTTGCCGACGGATCTGCAGTGTGCCAGCTGTCAAGGAAACGTGTTAAGGCGCTCCTGCCATACATCAGCGGTTCTGCAAATTGTTCACCATATTGTACGTAAACACCTGCAGCACCCTGCAACAGCATATTCATATCAAAACCTTTATAGCTTAAGCCTACGGTAAAACCGTAGTTATACAGCGGAATGTCTGTGGTTGCAATAGGATGGCTGTCTTTGTCGTCAATAACTCCGTCGCCGTTCCAATCCTTATAATAATAATCACCGGGTATTGTGTTGTTATTGCCTCCGCCTGTGTTTACACCATAATTGTATATTTGACCGTAACTGGTAAACTGCCCGGCGTACTCTGGGCCCCACCAAACATTCTGATACCTGTCTGTTTGGTTCTCTTTCCAGTTTAAATACTCGTTACCTGAATTACTACGCAGAACTTTCATTTTCTTTAGGCGGGTTGTTCCTATGTTACCGGTAAGGTTTACACCTAACTGGCCAAAGGTGTTCCTGTACGACAGGTTAAAATCCAAACCCTGTACCCGGTCGCTTTCATAATTAATTTGTGGCACAGCGGCGCCCACCGTTCCAGGTAAAGCTACCGTAGGGGTGGCCGGTAACCCGGTTCTGTCATTTCTGAAAACTTCAATAGTTCCGTCCAGTTTTCCACCAAACAAGCCAAAATCAACGGCTATGTTCTTTATAGTACTTATTGGCCATGTTAAACCAGGGTTACCAAGCTTTGGCGCCGACCCATTTACCGCGCTTGCACCAAAAATGTAGCTGTTTACAGGGTAAGTGTAACCGTTAACATAATTGAATGCGTTGCCCTGCTCGTCACCAACCTTGCCGTACGAAGCCCTGAGTTTTAAATTGGAAAGGGTGTAATCTGAGACCAGTTTGCGAATAAAATCTTCTTTGGTTAAAACCCAGCCCACCGATGCTCCCGGAAAGAAACCATATTGATCGGCGCCTGGTTTATACAAACTGGTGCCATCCCGGCGAAAACTGAATTCGAGAAGATACTTTCCTTTAAAATCATAATTAAAACGCCCTATAATACTTCTGTGTGCCTGGTCCTGTAAAGCGTTGGCATCCATACCACCGTACATATTGGAATTTTGAAGGCCACCGAATAAATAATTTACCGGAATTTCGGTATCCCGGTAAGCGTTAAAGTTATCGGCAGTTTCATGGCTTTGCTCATAGGTAGCCATGGCTGTGATGTTGTGGTCTTCAAAAAAAGTATGGGCATAATTTAAAGTAACCTGGCTCAGGGTATTTAAGTGGGTATAATAAGCGCGGGTTATGCCCGATGGTGAATTTACTACACTTGGTATGTAAGTATTGTCGGCTGCTTTGTAAGTATATAAAGAGAATGTCTTTTTTATTTGATTGTAGTCGTTAACACCATAATCAATGTTAAATAAAGCTTTGGCACTCAACCCTTTGATGCCTGGTATATCATAAGTTAAGTTTAACTGGCTGGTAATACTTTTATTTCTGCTTCTTTTTGATCCTACTTTATTGGCATCGGTAATGATGGAAGGGTTCATGTTGTCGTCCATTACAGCAGGATATAATGGGTTGTCGTTAGCATAAATCTGGTGAATGGGTATCTGGTTCCAGGTATACTTATAAACGGTCCATTCGTCGGTATAAGGCTGGTTTTTTTCATCCATCCAGGCCGATGTTAGTACCTGTGCTTTTAAACCTTTTGTGATACTGGCAGTAACATTTGAGCGAAAATTATATTTATTATAATTTAAATCGCCGGTTTTAAAAACGCCATCTTGCTTTTGATAACCAAAATTGAAGAAATAGCTGATTTTGTCGTTTCCGCCATCAATATTTAAATTGTGCTGTAATTGGTTTGCTGTTTTCCTGAATACCATACCTATCCAGTCGGCCGATTTATAAGTACCATCAAGCCACGGTTTCATATCGGCATATGAATATTGTGGCGTTACATTGGATACAAAATTGTTAGCAAAATCGCGTTTAACTTTTTCATTGGTAAGCATCATGTAGTCTACAGCACCTACTCCCTGGGGCATTCCTAAAAAGGTTTGAATAGCACTGTTAACTGAATAATTGATGTTGATATTCCCGTTTTTTCCACCTTTTTTGGTCGTTATCAAAATGGCGCCGCCTGCAGCCCTTATGCCGTATATAGATGCAGCCGCGTCTTTAAGTACAGAAACACTTTCAATTTCATTTGGGTCCATCCGGCCTATGGTCGATTGATCGCCACCAATTACACCATCAATTACCACCAATGGCGAACTTGTGAAACCCCTTATATTTAAATTGTTGGCAAAAGATCCCGGCTCGGCAGTTGTTTGAACAATTCGCACTCCAGGTATTTTACCTGTTAGCATATTTATAACGCTTTCGTTTTTGGTGGTTACAATCTCTTTGCTCTGAAGTGTTGATACAGAACCGGTAATGGTGGCTCTTTTTTGTACACCATAACCTACAACTACCACTTCATCAAGCGTTTTATTAGTTGCAGTTAATGCGATGGTACCGCCTTTTATATCTTTTACAATTACCTCTTTGGTAAGGTAGCCTATATATGATACCTGCAAAACCACGTTGGTATTTGCAACATTCAGCGTAAACTTTCCTGCTATATCGGTTATAGCACCAGCTGTAGTACCTTTAATTTTTACACTTACCCCCGGAAGTGCCGACCCGTCGGTTAAATCAATGACTTTTCCGCTGATGGAAGTTTGCTGGGCTAACAAACTAAGCGGAAAAAGGAAGAGGAGTATAAGTAAGTATCTAAGTTTTTTCATATTGTCTCTCTGTTAATAGTTAAGTTTAATTGGTTTGGGTTACCGTGTTAGGGCAATAAATAGCGCGTGCAGCGGCATACTTACGGCGGGTTAGGTGCGTAATGATACATGGTGTTAATTTGGTTGGTTAATAAATCACCTGAACCTTTATGAAGGCTGGCAGGTGCTATAATTGGTTTATTTTACTGACACAAAAGAAGAGGCGATCATTAATAAAAAATAAATAATAGATTAATTTTAGCTGTAAAAACACTAAAAAGAACGCTTTTGAGATATTTTTCGCAATCGATTGCGGTTTTTGAGATTTTGACTGGCTTTTTAGTTTTAACAAAGCCTTGCCATGAATTGATCGGGCTGTTTTACTAAACGAATATTGCCCAGTGAATTATAGGGCAATCAATTCTGCAGGTCTTGATGAGATCAATACGAAGGGGAGAAGGCTTTCTGTGATGAGAATGTAGGTAGTGTCACATCTATGATGAATTGCCTGATAGTCTTAAGCAAAAAAGAAAAAAATCAACTTTAGACTTACGACTTACTACTATTGACTAACACCGGTAGGGGCAAACTAAATAATCTGCCTTGCTTTTTTTGCTACAATATCCTCCAAAATTATATCGGCGTGCACCCGTGAGTTTTCTATGAACCAAAGGTGGGTGTCTAAGCCGCCGCAAACCACACCAGCTAGGTATAAACCAGGCATGTTGGTTTCCATAGTTTCGGGGTTGTATTGGGGAATGAATTTATCTTCGGACAGTATAATGCCCAGTTTTTTCAGGAAATCGAAATTGGGTTTATAGCCGGTCATGGCCATTACAAAATCGTTGGGGATTGTAATTAATCCATCTGGTGTTTTGATATCAACCTCATGTTCGCGGATGGCTTCAAGATTGGAGTTAAAATAAGCTTTGATGCTGCCTTCTTTTATTCGGTTAATGATGTCTGGCCGTACCCAGTATTTAACCCTGCTGCTAATCTCGGCTCCACGCACCACAAGGGTAACATCGGCGCCCTTGCGGTAAGTTTCCAGGGCCACATCAATGGCCGAGTTGCTGGAGCCAACCACCACTACATTTTGCGAGGTATAATAATGCGGGTCCTGGTAATAGTGTTTTACTTTGGGAAGGTCTTCGCCGGGGATATTTAAATTAACCGCTATGTCATAAAAGCCGGTAGATACGATAACCCTTTTTGCCCGGTATATTGTTTTGCTTGTTGTTATAATGTAGGCATCGTCTTCGGCTTTTACATTGGTTACCTCCTCAAATAAATGAAGCGGAAGATTGTTGGATAGTGCAACCCTGCGGTAATATTCCAAAGCATCATTACGGGTGGGTTTGTTATGAACGGTTACAAAAGGTACGCCGCCAATTTCTAATTTCTCTGAAGTTGAGAAAAAAGTCATCGTAGAAGGGTAATTATATAACGAGTTTACCAGGCAGCCTTTTTCGACAATTATAAAACTTAAACCTGCCTTTTGGGCCGCCAGTCCGCAAGCTAAACCTATGGGGCCGCCGCCTATAATGAGTATATCGAGCATGCCGCTAAGATAGGCAGTTTTTAAGAGAGAATTGTGGGGTGATTTTGGATTTCGGAATTCGAATTTTCGATTTCGGATTTTTTTGATATCCCTTTGGGGATTGCTTTTGCCAGGAAAAATATAGGCACAAAAAAAAGGGTAAGCTACTTTTATCGCGCCGCTCAACTCTCTACCCTTGCTGCGTTCCCACCCTGGGGGAGTTCAAGAGGAGCTGGCCGTAAAAGACTTACCCCGGGGCAAATATAGAAAAAGGATGCGTATCAGGTTAATAAATTGTTAAAAAAGGCTTACCCGCTGATAGCTAAAGGAATAGATTTTTATTTGTTGTCCGTTCCTTGTTACAGGGGCCATAAACCCCAGCTCTTTGCCGACCTTGAATGCGAGAAAACTGCGTATTTTAAAAACTTACAGCGTTTTTTGACGGGCAGAAATAGAAAAGGCGGTTATTTAACCGCCCCTTTATTTTTTACTTTGTCAATATCAATTCAAGATCTTTTTTAATTAGGTCAGCGTTTTTGGGTTTTATCTCGTAATCGAAATTAGCGGCACCATCAGTCGCAATCCGGATAATTGATACTGATTTTGTTTTCAATGTTTCGATATCATCTTTTTCCAGTTTATAATAAACCAGATTAATAACGCGGTCGGCCTGCGAGCCATAAGTAACATGGGCATCACCACCGGCATCTGGTTTTAAGTCGAGTACGCTGTTATCAGTAAACTTAATATTGGTAATGTTGGCCGGCCCGACAGACCATACCCGCGGGCCGTTCATATTATCTATCCTGAAACATAGCACGTAACTCGTTCCTATTTTTTCGGCATAAACGTATAATAACCTGCCTGTTGCAAACCCCAACTGTGTGTAAATTCTTTCGTCGGATGTTTTCCATGTGGTATCACCTTTGATCTTATCGATCTCTGGTTTTTCTAATTTTTGGGCATTTGCAGAAATCGCAATGCCGGCGGCTAAAATAGCCGAGAGGTAAATTTTTTTCATTGTGAAATTTTTAGGGTTAAGTAATAATTAATAAAAGGTTATAGGTTTAAAGCCACAGGGTTTCATTTTAAGGTTTAGGTTTTTTATTTAATATCAAGTTTTTATGCCACGGCCAGTTTTCTGTCAAAAGGGATTTTTTTATATACTTTATAGCTATCAAATTTTGTGTCGACTTCTTTTTCCAACACGGTTATACCATCTGCTAAAAACTCATCTTTGTATTCAATTTTTACAAAATGCGGCCATAGCATATTAAATGCTTCTACCGGTATTTTACGCGCAATGGTAATGTGTGGATGGAGCTTTTTTATCATCAGCAAATCCTTAATGGCGGTAAACCAATCGGATGTTTCTTTATCCAGTTCTATTTCGGCATAAATGGTACGGAAAGCTGGCCCGTGCGAGAAAAAGTTAAACCCGGTGATCCTGATGTTATGTACAATTATAGTGCGCCTGATTATAAAATCGACCATATCATAAAAAGGGCCGATAAGTTTGGGTTTTTGTGAGCCGGGATCTACTTCATCGCTGTTAATATCCAAAGTAATATGCGCACGCGAATTCATCCCCTGGAAATTACCTATGCGGTTAAAACACGCCTTTTTAAAAGCATTTATCTTTTGATCAATACGATCTGGCGGAGACAATACAGTCAGATAATATTTAAGGCTCATATCCAAATTAAAAAAGGCTGATTTGTTTATTAACGGCAGTTGTGTTTTTTACATGCCGCATTAAATAATCCTGGTAAACGCTGTTTAATGAATCGGCCGAACCTTTAAACTCAAATTCGCGATACACAGACGTGCCGGAGTTAACCAGGTTTTTTAAAATGGTAAATTTTGATACCACAAACCTTTTTTTTAACTCTTTCCTTTGAAAATAGGGCCAAAGTAAATTAAACTGTTCAGGGGTAAGTCCGCGTGCTATGGTAATGTGTGGTGTTCCGCTGCCTTTGCCTACTATATCCCACAATAATTTAAGCCAGTAGGTATTATGGTCACTTATCTTCAGCTTGGCGTAAATGGTTTTGTTATAGCCGTTGTTTTCGTTAAAGCAATCAAAGCCATCTATCTCAAAAACAACTGCCGGTAAAGCCGTTAACCTGCGCTCAAACATCGAAAAGCCATGGTCATGCACATGAATAGGGTGCTTTGGATAATTGTTGGTAGTTATATGGGGCTTCGACCCCATGCCGGGGTAATCGCCGATTACCCGCCGGGCTTCATTTTTCAATTTAACAATCTCGGTATTAACATGATCGGGCAAGGACAATACGAAGTGAAAAAATGGCGAATTCATATAATTGCTGATTAAATTGTTTCAAATAAACTGGTCTGATCCTGGCCGGCCATTTCAATCCGGCCGGCCTCAATGTTTTCGGTACCAATAAAGCCTTGCTCATTTTTAAATTCAAAGGCTTTAAAAAACTCCCATTTGGCATATGGGTCAAACGTATCTCGTTTAACTATGGTAAGCGCGTTTATCCAGAATGGCTCAACCAGTTTTTTATGCCTGAAATGAGGCCACAGAATATTAAAATCCTTTTCTGCTATATTCCTGGTAATAGTTATATGCGGCGTAAGTGCTTTTTTTATTTTTAGTTTTTTCTTTAGCTGGCTAAACCAATCATCAACTGCCGGTGTCGACCGTATAGCGGCATAAATGGTGAATTTACCGTGCAGATGGGGGAAGTTGCCAAAACCATCAATATGCAGCAATACCGGCGGCAAGCTTCTCAATTCTGTTTCTAAGAATTCAATGTTCCTATCGGTCATGAACGGTTTCTGACGTTCCTTATGCTGGATAGAAATATGAGCAGGCGAGTTCATGCTTTGATAATCTCCAATGAGCCTTGCCGATGCTTTTTTATAGCGTGCAATTTCGGCCCTGATTATCTCTGGTGGCGAAAGCAGCATTAAATGATCTTCGTACATCCTCATATTCTAAATTTCTGTGAATCAAAAATACTAATATAATTAGCAAAATACCAAATTAATTAGCAAATTTGTTTCATGGATCAAAAACGACATATCGTACACATCGATCTCGATTCTTTTTTTGTGTCGGTAGAGCGTAAGTTTAACCCGGCGCTTATTGGTATTCCTGTGCTTATTGGTGGTTCGGCTGATAGGGGTGTAGTTGCATCCTGTAGTTATGAGGCCCGTAAATTCGGTATTCACTCGGCCATGCCAATGAAACAGGCCATGAAGCTTTGCCCGCATGCCACTATAGTACGCGGTTCCCATGGCCGCTATTCCGAGGCATCCAAAGAGGTTACGGATATTATCCAGGACTCGGTGCCGCTATTTCAGAAATCGTCGGTTGATGAGTTTTACATCGACCTTACTGGTATGGATAGATTTTATGATTGCTACCAGGTTGCATCAAACCTTAGGCAACGTATTATTAAAGAAACGGGCCTGCCTATTTCATTCGGTATGGCATCGGGCAAAACGGTGGCTAAAATGGCTACCAACGCCTCAAAACCAAACGGGCAGCTGTTTATTAAGCACGGCGAAGAGTTAAAATTCCTGGCGCCATTGTCTATCAACAAAATTCCTGGCCTTGGTGAAAGCACAGCTCAAAAGCTTTATCAATACGGTATTGAAAAAATTGGCGACCTGCAACGCGCCAACCTTAAGTTTTTAGAAACTGTTTTTGGCAAAGCAGGGATTTTCCTTTGGGAAAAAGCGCATGGGATAGATCATAGTGAGATCATCCCACATTCCGACCGTAAATCTATTTCGACAGAACATACATTCGATATCAATGTAAATGACCATCGAACGATTGAAACGATATTGGTTTCAATGACCGAAGAGCTGTCATCCAAACTTAGGCGAGAGAATAAACTGGCATCGTGCCTGGCTATAAAAATAAGGTATGCCAATTTTGAAACCCATACCCAGCAACAAAAAATAGCCCTTACAGCGGCAGAGCATGTCCTGTTGCCGGGTGTTAAAAACCTCTTGAAAAAAACCTGGAACCAGCACCGGCCCATCCGGCTGATAGGGGTAAGGCTGAGTAACCTGGCCAGCGGCCGGTACCAGATTAATCTTTTTGAAGATAATGAGGAACGCATTCGCCTGTACCAGGCCATGGATAACATCAACTTTAAAT is drawn from Mucilaginibacter ginsenosidivorax and contains these coding sequences:
- the dinB gene encoding DNA polymerase IV, with the translated sequence MDQKRHIVHIDLDSFFVSVERKFNPALIGIPVLIGGSADRGVVASCSYEARKFGIHSAMPMKQAMKLCPHATIVRGSHGRYSEASKEVTDIIQDSVPLFQKSSVDEFYIDLTGMDRFYDCYQVASNLRQRIIKETGLPISFGMASGKTVAKMATNASKPNGQLFIKHGEELKFLAPLSINKIPGLGESTAQKLYQYGIEKIGDLQRANLKFLETVFGKAGIFLWEKAHGIDHSEIIPHSDRKSISTEHTFDINVNDHRTIETILVSMTEELSSKLRRENKLASCLAIKIRYANFETHTQQQKIALTAAEHVLLPGVKNLLKKTWNQHRPIRLIGVRLSNLASGRYQINLFEDNEERIRLYQAMDNINFKFGDKTICRAAGMEIGTRNFNPFLKG